One genomic segment of Heterodontus francisci isolate sHetFra1 chromosome 25, sHetFra1.hap1, whole genome shotgun sequence includes these proteins:
- the LOC137384082 gene encoding tetraspanin-18B-like isoform X1 yields MEKSRTYIKYLMFLSNCLIFAGGICLLGVGIWVTTNPNGFKNIVTANPLIYTGAYIILSVGVILFFLGFLGCWGAIRESKQLLMTFLLLILIIFILELVAAVLALVFRKQIRKDYFLKELQMKYKGDNSTDAFSKTWSTIMMDFSCCGVNGPRDFGQNSTFHELFPNVLLPEACCKKNSTTHVFVDENRCLQGDAGYINNKGCFSMIAENFRNYVHLVGAFSIIVLLIELGAMAFAIFVYQTYN; encoded by the exons ATGGAAAAGTCTCGGACCTATATCAAGTACCTCATGTTTCTGTCCAATTGTTTAATTTTT GCAGGGGGTATCTGTCTGCTGGGAGTTGGCATCTGGGTTACAACCAACCCCAATGGCTTCAAGAACATTGTGACTGCAAACCCGTTGATCTATACTGGGGCTTACATCATCCTGTCAGTCGGGGTAATTCTCTTCTTCCTAGGGTTCTTAGGTTGCTGGGGAGCCATCCGAGAGAGCAAACAACTACTTATGACT TTTTTGCTGCTGATTCTGATCATTTTCATTCTGGAGTTAGTTGCAGCTGTCCTTGCATTAGTCTTCAGAAAGCAG ATAAGAAAGGATTATTTCTTAAAGGAATTGCAGATGAAGTATAAAGGAGACAATTCTACAGATGCCTTTTCAAAAACCTGGAGCACCATCATGATGGAC TTTTCCTGCTGTGGTGTAAATGGGCCTCGTGATTTTGGACAGAATTCCACTTTTCATGAGCTCTTCCCCAATGTGCTGCTACCTGAAGCATGTTGTAAGAAGAACAGCACAACCCATGTCTTCGTAGACGAGAACAGGTGTTTACAGGGAGATGCTGGCTATATAAACAACAAG GGATGTTTCTCAATGATTGCAGAGAATTTTCGGAATTATGTCCATTTGGTTGGAGCATTCAGTATAATAGTGCTTTTAATTGAG CTTGGTGCTATGGCTTTCGCTATCTTTGTGTACCAGACCTACAACTAG
- the LOC137384082 gene encoding tetraspanin-18B-like isoform X3, whose amino-acid sequence MEKSRTYIKYLMFLSNCLIFAGGICLLGVGIWVTTNPNGFKNIVTANPLIYTGAYIILSVGVILFFLGFLGCWGAIRESKQLLMTFLLLILIIFILELVAAVLALVFRKQIRKDYFLKELQMKYKGDNSTDAFSKTWSTIMMDFSCCGVNGPRDFGQNSTFHELFPNVLLPEACCKKNSTTHVFVDENRCLQGDAGYINNKLGAMAFAIFVYQTYN is encoded by the exons ATGGAAAAGTCTCGGACCTATATCAAGTACCTCATGTTTCTGTCCAATTGTTTAATTTTT GCAGGGGGTATCTGTCTGCTGGGAGTTGGCATCTGGGTTACAACCAACCCCAATGGCTTCAAGAACATTGTGACTGCAAACCCGTTGATCTATACTGGGGCTTACATCATCCTGTCAGTCGGGGTAATTCTCTTCTTCCTAGGGTTCTTAGGTTGCTGGGGAGCCATCCGAGAGAGCAAACAACTACTTATGACT TTTTTGCTGCTGATTCTGATCATTTTCATTCTGGAGTTAGTTGCAGCTGTCCTTGCATTAGTCTTCAGAAAGCAG ATAAGAAAGGATTATTTCTTAAAGGAATTGCAGATGAAGTATAAAGGAGACAATTCTACAGATGCCTTTTCAAAAACCTGGAGCACCATCATGATGGAC TTTTCCTGCTGTGGTGTAAATGGGCCTCGTGATTTTGGACAGAATTCCACTTTTCATGAGCTCTTCCCCAATGTGCTGCTACCTGAAGCATGTTGTAAGAAGAACAGCACAACCCATGTCTTCGTAGACGAGAACAGGTGTTTACAGGGAGATGCTGGCTATATAAACAACAAG CTTGGTGCTATGGCTTTCGCTATCTTTGTGTACCAGACCTACAACTAG
- the LOC137384082 gene encoding tetraspanin-18B-like isoform X2, with protein sequence MLVTIDRTGRAQTHIKHLQAGGICLLGVGIWVTTNPNGFKNIVTANPLIYTGAYIILSVGVILFFLGFLGCWGAIRESKQLLMTFLLLILIIFILELVAAVLALVFRKQIRKDYFLKELQMKYKGDNSTDAFSKTWSTIMMDFSCCGVNGPRDFGQNSTFHELFPNVLLPEACCKKNSTTHVFVDENRCLQGDAGYINNKGCFSMIAENFRNYVHLVGAFSIIVLLIELGAMAFAIFVYQTYN encoded by the exons GCAGGGGGTATCTGTCTGCTGGGAGTTGGCATCTGGGTTACAACCAACCCCAATGGCTTCAAGAACATTGTGACTGCAAACCCGTTGATCTATACTGGGGCTTACATCATCCTGTCAGTCGGGGTAATTCTCTTCTTCCTAGGGTTCTTAGGTTGCTGGGGAGCCATCCGAGAGAGCAAACAACTACTTATGACT TTTTTGCTGCTGATTCTGATCATTTTCATTCTGGAGTTAGTTGCAGCTGTCCTTGCATTAGTCTTCAGAAAGCAG ATAAGAAAGGATTATTTCTTAAAGGAATTGCAGATGAAGTATAAAGGAGACAATTCTACAGATGCCTTTTCAAAAACCTGGAGCACCATCATGATGGAC TTTTCCTGCTGTGGTGTAAATGGGCCTCGTGATTTTGGACAGAATTCCACTTTTCATGAGCTCTTCCCCAATGTGCTGCTACCTGAAGCATGTTGTAAGAAGAACAGCACAACCCATGTCTTCGTAGACGAGAACAGGTGTTTACAGGGAGATGCTGGCTATATAAACAACAAG GGATGTTTCTCAATGATTGCAGAGAATTTTCGGAATTATGTCCATTTGGTTGGAGCATTCAGTATAATAGTGCTTTTAATTGAG CTTGGTGCTATGGCTTTCGCTATCTTTGTGTACCAGACCTACAACTAG